One window of the Trifolium pratense cultivar HEN17-A07 linkage group LG2, ARS_RC_1.1, whole genome shotgun sequence genome contains the following:
- the LOC123908216 gene encoding non-specific lipid transfer protein GPI-anchored 1, which yields MKQTQQHQIFMSLCVLALIIVVSNGAEDLSQKCGQVVQKVIPCLDFATGKADTPKKECCDAANSIKETDPECLCYIIQQTHKGSPESKSMGIQEDKLLQLPTVCHVKDANITNCPKLLGLSPSSPDAAIFKNASKINPPTSSSSASSTGTTAKTPTPSSGSYNLRPVMMTEVMMVTLAIVLGAVTVSI from the exons ATGAAGCAAACACAGCAACATCAAATATTTATGTCTCTATGTGTTCTAGCTCTGATCATTGTTGTTTCCAATGGAGCTGAGGATCTGTCTCAAAAATGTGGACAAGTTGTTCAAAAAGTGATTCCATGTTTGGATTTTGCAACTGGAAAAGCTGATACTCCTAAGAAAGAATGTTGTGATGCTGCTAACAGTATTAAGGAAACAGATCCAGAGTGTTTGTGTTATATCATTCAACAGACACATAAGGGTAGCCCTGAAAGTAAGAGTATGGGTATTCAAGAAGATAAGCTTCTTCAACTTCCAACTGTTTGTCATGTCAAAGATGCCAACATAACCAATTGTCCCA AGCTTTTGGGTTTATCTCCAAGTTCCCCTGATGCAGCAATCTTCAAAAATGCATCAAAGATAAACCCTCcaacatcttcatcatctgCTTCATCAACTGGAACTACTGCAAAAACACCAACACCATCAAGTGGTTCATATAACCTTAGACCAGTTATGATGACCGAAGTGATGATGGTAACTTTGGCCATTGTTCTTGGTGCAGTAACTGTGAGCATTTAA